The Oncorhynchus nerka isolate Pitt River linkage group LG9a, Oner_Uvic_2.0, whole genome shotgun sequence genome has a segment encoding these proteins:
- the LOC115123526 gene encoding immunoglobulin superfamily containing leucine-rich repeat protein 2-like yields MASWRLVCVLAVWTSVLGLAQCCPDTCSCLDKYAHHFADCAYKDLLLVPVGLPFNVTTLSLSANKIKLLKAKSFINVTQVTSLWLAHNEIVTIERDTLALLIQLRNLDVSYNKINSFPWEDLANLTSLQLLKMNNNEMINLPKYSFSTLKDLRSLRINNNRFTTIVQGTFSSLSSMSHLQIYNNPFTCSCSLEWLRDWITESKISVPEQDSIVCEAPEHLQGALVTKMPKLDCKAPSVSITYQPNLDNTELYEGFMVILNCETKGNPKPEVSWEVVNARNQKFTFSLPSVVSMNSDSPINDKSTNGRFLVFQNGTMIIPRMSKKEDGNYSCSAVNDLGKADSTVKVEVAVTKKQAINSMLDTTADKILRPSGGNKPGPKMTNNIINWPKSDSEKTKNVPTGSSVKHADGSVQAGEGSEELPFTRKCGISDGTQYISNHAFNLSLDQLKQYTFDLGVIALEVSETEAKVQLNPLQLPNSKNNLHLNHNENLETVDKEPFSLYQGSTKTPLDMLYLCFNTGNGHSVVQWSRIEEGINTYKFQGLQPGTNYTLCLTYGGQDCQVQVVFTTRMKIPSLLIIVMVSTFLLVLATVPLLGATCCHLLNKYQGKTYKLIMKAAQKNPDQMDKHMVGGDFDPQVSFVESEKNSNPSEIGGEGEDGQDGEEVEGSVVTESIPGSTLKFEVGSEYSDRLPLGTEAVNISEDGNGNYKEMSR; encoded by the exons ATGGCGTCGTGGCGGCTGGTCTGTGTCCTGGCTGTATGGACCTCTGTGTTGGGtctggcccagtgttgtccagaTACCTGTAGCTGTCTGGATAAATACGCCCACCATTTCGCTGACTGTGCCTACAAAGACCTGCTATTAGTTCCCGTAGGCCTCCCCTTCAACgtcaccaccctctctctctctgccaacaaGATCAAACTCCTGAAGGCCAAGAGCTTTATTAACGTCACCCAG GTGACCTCCCTATGGCTGGCCCACAATGAGATCGTGACCATAGAGAGGGACACCTTGGCACTGCTGATCCAGCTGAGAAACCTGGACGTCAGCTACAATAAGATCAACAGCTTCCCCTGGGAAGACCTGGCCAACCTCACCTCCCTTCAGCTGCTCAAGATGAACAACAACGAGATGATCAACCTCCCTAAATATTCCTTCTCGACTCTCAAAGACCTGAGGTCCCTGAGGATCAACAACAACAGGTTCACTACTATAGTTCAGGGGACCttcagctctctgagctccatgtCTCACCTTCAGATCTACAACAACCCCTTCACCTGCTCCTGCAGTCTGGAGTGGCTGAGAGACTGGATCACGGAGTCTAAGATCTCTGTCCCGGAGCAGGACTCTATCGTCTGCGAGGCCCCAGAGCATCTGCAAGGGGCCCTGGTGACCAAAATGCCCAAGCTGGACTGCAAGGCCCCGTCAGTGTCCATCACCTACCAGCCAAACCTGGATAACACTGAGCTATACGAGGGCTTTATGGTGATTCTCAACTGTGAGACCAAGGGCAACCCCAAACCAGAGGTCAGTTGGGAGGTGGTGAATGCAAGGAACCAGAAGTTCACATTCAGTTTGCCCTCTGTGGTCAGCATGAATAGTGACTCGCCCATCAATGATAAAAGCACCAACGGCCGGTTCTTGGTCTTCCAGAACGGCACTATGATCATCCCCCGTATGAGCAAGAAGGAGGATGGGAACTACAGCTGCTCAGCTGTCAACGACCTCGGTAAAGCAGACAGCACAGTGAAGGTAGAGGTGGCGGTCACCAAGAAACAAGCCATTAACTCCATGCTGGACACCACAGCAGATAAGATCCTCCGTCCGTCTGGTGGAAACAAGCCGGGGCCTAAGATGACCAACAACATCATCAACTGGCCCAAGTCCGACTCTGAGAAGACCAAGAACGTTCCAACTGGGTCATCTGTTAAACACGCTGATGGCTCAGTGCAGGCTGGCGAGGGCTCAGAGGAGCTTCCGTTTACCAGGAAGTGTGGTATCAGCGATGGCACTCAGTACATCTCCAATCACGCATTCAACCTCAGTCTGGACCAGCTGAAGCAATACACATTTGATTTAGGTGTCATCGCGTTGGAGGTATCCGAGACGGAGGCCAAAGTGCAGCTCAACCCTCTCCAGCTCCCCAACAGTAAGAACAACCTTCACCTCAACCACAATGAGAACCTAGAGACCGTCGACAAAGAGCCTTTCAGCCTCTATCAAGGCTCAACCAAAACCCCTCTGGACATGCTCTATCTGTGTTTTAACACTGGTAACGGACACTCTGTGGTGCAGTGGTCCCGGATAGAGGAAGGGATCAACACCTATAAGTTTCAGGGCCTACAACCAGGCACTAACTACACCCTGTGTCTGACCTACGGAGGGCAGGACTGTCAGGTCCAGGTTGTCTTCACAACGAGGATGAAAATTCCTTCTCTGTTGATCATAGTGATGGTTAGTACCTTCCTGTTGGTGCTGGCTACAGTCCCTCTGCTGGGAGCAACCTGCTGTCATCTCTTAAACAAGTACCAGGGAAAGACTTACAAACTGATCATGAAGGCAGCGCAGAAGAACCCAGATCAAATGGACAAACATATGGTTGGAGGTGATTTCGACCCCCAGGTGTCGTTTGTAGAGTCAGAGAAGAATTCTAACCCAAgtgagataggaggagagggggaggacggaCAGGacggggaggaggtggaggggagtgtGGTTACCGAGTCTATCCCAGGTTCTACATTAAAATTTGAGGTGGGTTCGGAGTACAGCGATAGATTACCATTGGGCACCGAGGCGGTGAATATCTCTGAGGATGGAAACGGTAACTACAAAGAGATGAGTCGCTGA